One stretch of Natronobacterium gregoryi SP2 DNA includes these proteins:
- a CDS encoding ABC transporter ATP-binding protein: MTEDTSTTATTASNATRTPILAATAVDHAYGDVSVLDDVSTTVDGGDVTALIGPNGSGKTTLLRVLAGLLEPTDGSVTYHGDAATRRIGYLPQQPAFRPGFTVLETLRFYSSLVGADESDAMERLEAVGLEDAAGRPVEALSGGMTRLVGVAQATIGDPPVVVLDEPASGLDPGMSKHVFDVATELAVEGTAVLLSSHDLELVERTADEVAVLDDGRIVRQGAPAAITAELEVDSLRDVYEASVAADAGTVRVQGVSS, encoded by the coding sequence ATGACAGAGGATACATCGACAACAGCGACGACTGCATCGAACGCGACCCGAACGCCGATACTGGCAGCGACGGCCGTCGATCACGCTTACGGCGACGTCTCCGTGCTGGACGACGTCTCGACGACCGTCGACGGCGGCGACGTAACCGCACTGATCGGCCCGAACGGCTCCGGGAAGACGACCCTGCTTCGGGTTCTCGCAGGGCTGCTCGAACCGACCGATGGCTCGGTCACCTACCACGGTGACGCCGCGACTCGCCGTATTGGCTACCTCCCACAGCAGCCCGCGTTCCGACCTGGGTTCACCGTTCTCGAGACGCTTCGGTTTTACTCGTCACTCGTCGGGGCCGACGAGTCCGACGCGATGGAACGACTCGAGGCAGTCGGTCTCGAGGACGCGGCCGGCCGACCCGTCGAGGCACTCTCCGGTGGGATGACCCGACTGGTCGGCGTCGCGCAGGCGACGATCGGCGATCCACCGGTCGTCGTTCTCGACGAACCAGCCAGCGGGCTCGATCCGGGAATGAGCAAACACGTCTTCGACGTCGCGACGGAACTCGCAGTCGAGGGGACGGCCGTCCTGTTGAGTTCTCACGACCTCGAACTCGTCGAACGGACTGCCGACGAAGTCGCGGTACTGGACGACGGCCGAATCGTCCGCCAGGGCGCGCCCGCAGCGATCACAGCCGAACTCGAGGTCGACTCGCTGCGTGACGTCTACGAGGCGTCGGTCGCCGCCGACGCGGGAACCGTCCGCGTCCAGGGGGTGAGTTCCTGA
- a CDS encoding NosD domain-containing protein, giving the protein MSGRLRRIVAVSVVLVVVAVVAGLFVVDVDSTAPEPAPFDDTVSVGLSAADQHGLDADVELPKAQVYYSQYEYVVGYYGVETFVETQRTEGYTQRFGYPLVVYVSDYSSVDVDLTEEGHPVTDGQPGWTDAEGAWYVTDSEASTPTGETVVPFSSQADATAFADAHDGTVRSWGQLLETEFDRDEASVVRDRVDDQHADADRRVEATADLRDRPISTVVGEGSETIQEAIEEAPANTTIRVPEGEYEETLEIERPLTLLGDGDVTIRGDGNGSVVTATADRTGLVGLEITGSGAQRTGADELPGDDPEDEEWDATFEQNYAGGDAGIAMHTASDSLVEDVTVHSSASGIIIRRGGESVVRNATVYSPEAWTDGHAGILTVHSPIVVEESTVYDGRDGLYAHQSEELVVRDSTFDGNRLGVHLMHTSEALVAANDVHDQVNTGIYVMTGPERNALVDNDVRSDEYAIFVSGSDSYVAGNVLTDSRVGLRIDSTGTIYEHNVVAGNEIGAKERSLLPTNQVYANDFVDNDVHGEAGTGPLRIWTEDGVGNYWQGPFSLESDERTDRAYSPTAPVDQRLHRVDGTPTLARSPALDAMAGLQGSVPGMRTGSSVDLAPTCEPNNPDLLEGTAWEDRAWSCDRTTTP; this is encoded by the coding sequence GTGTCCGGTCGTCTCCGACGTATCGTCGCGGTGAGTGTCGTCCTCGTCGTCGTGGCTGTCGTGGCCGGTCTTTTCGTGGTCGATGTCGACTCGACTGCTCCAGAGCCAGCACCCTTCGACGACACAGTTTCGGTCGGTCTTTCGGCCGCCGACCAGCACGGTCTCGACGCGGACGTCGAACTCCCGAAAGCACAGGTCTACTACTCCCAGTACGAGTACGTCGTGGGCTACTACGGCGTCGAAACGTTCGTCGAGACACAGCGAACCGAGGGGTACACCCAGCGGTTCGGCTATCCACTCGTCGTCTACGTCAGCGACTACTCGAGTGTCGACGTCGACCTGACCGAGGAGGGACACCCCGTCACCGACGGTCAGCCGGGTTGGACCGACGCCGAGGGCGCGTGGTACGTCACCGACAGCGAGGCGAGCACACCGACTGGCGAGACCGTCGTGCCGTTCTCTAGTCAGGCGGACGCGACGGCGTTTGCCGATGCCCACGACGGGACGGTCCGCTCGTGGGGACAACTCCTCGAGACGGAGTTCGACCGCGACGAAGCGTCGGTCGTTCGCGACCGCGTCGACGACCAACACGCCGACGCCGACCGGCGTGTCGAAGCGACTGCCGACCTCCGGGACCGTCCGATCTCGACCGTCGTCGGCGAGGGCAGTGAGACGATTCAGGAAGCGATCGAGGAGGCACCCGCGAACACGACGATCCGCGTTCCCGAGGGCGAGTACGAGGAGACCCTCGAGATCGAGCGCCCGCTCACCCTCCTTGGTGACGGTGACGTGACGATCCGTGGCGACGGCAACGGCTCGGTCGTCACCGCGACTGCGGATCGGACGGGACTGGTCGGTCTCGAGATCACGGGTTCGGGAGCGCAGCGAACGGGAGCAGACGAGTTGCCCGGCGACGACCCGGAAGACGAGGAGTGGGATGCGACGTTCGAACAGAATTACGCCGGCGGCGACGCTGGCATCGCCATGCACACCGCGAGTGACTCACTCGTCGAAGACGTGACGGTACACTCCTCCGCCAGCGGGATCATCATCAGACGCGGCGGCGAGTCGGTCGTCCGGAACGCGACCGTCTACAGTCCCGAGGCCTGGACCGACGGCCACGCTGGCATCCTCACCGTCCACTCGCCGATCGTCGTCGAGGAGTCGACGGTGTACGACGGGCGCGACGGACTCTACGCACACCAGTCCGAGGAACTCGTCGTTCGTGACAGCACTTTCGACGGGAACAGGCTGGGCGTCCACCTGATGCACACGTCCGAGGCGCTCGTCGCAGCAAACGACGTCCACGACCAGGTAAACACCGGCATCTACGTCATGACCGGCCCCGAGCGCAACGCTCTGGTCGACAACGACGTCCGGAGCGACGAGTACGCGATTTTCGTGAGCGGCAGCGACTCCTACGTCGCGGGGAACGTCCTCACGGACAGTCGCGTCGGGCTTCGTATCGACTCGACGGGCACGATCTACGAGCACAACGTCGTCGCCGGCAACGAGATCGGGGCCAAAGAACGATCGCTGTTGCCGACGAACCAGGTGTACGCGAACGATTTCGTCGACAACGACGTCCACGGTGAAGCCGGCACCGGACCGCTTCGCATCTGGACCGAAGACGGCGTCGGCAACTACTGGCAAGGACCGTTCAGCCTCGAGTCCGACGAACGAACGGACCGGGCCTACTCGCCGACCGCTCCCGTCGACCAGCGCCTCCACAGGGTCGACGGGACGCCGACGCTCGCTCGATCTCCCGCACTCGACGCGATGGCCGGACTGCAGGGAAGCGTTCCCGGCATGCGGACCGGCAGCAGCGTCGACCTGGCACCGACGTGTGAACCGAACAACCCGGACCTGCTCGAGGGAACCGCCTGGGAGGATCGAGCGTGGTCCTGTGATCGAACGACGACACCATGA
- a CDS encoding outer membrane protein assembly factor BamB family protein has translation MHRRPFLQAVTSLSAATLASTAGCLSAFGDERGSIEDRDRSGYDDGTVAWPEDGFDAANTGYNPDAELLEADLESTQVTTDGSGINTSLGAGVTVVEDRLYFGTVAGDIVCYGDGGERRWSYEADPQAGVHSIPTVTSEVVYVTSDNGSYALDADDGEELWTNDAWIRWGSSVHAGDRIYAFESGSAFSSGPDAVAIDPDTGSIDWRAGTPVAEGLAVADGVVYATGSREAGGVAAFADGERLWSRTGLDQFFSPPAVSDDVVLACTRDGRLYALERDGGETVWEFDRGAGSSITPAVAHGRVYLPAGSQAYGIDLESGDRLWSISTGTTTDRPTAVADGVYFGTPNEGLFAVEPDGTVRWREEDLRLRGPIAAVGDRLAVVPSAGPFGDGNLYLVEN, from the coding sequence ATGCATCGCCGCCCGTTCCTCCAGGCCGTGACGAGCCTCTCCGCCGCCACGCTCGCGTCGACTGCCGGCTGTCTCTCCGCGTTCGGCGACGAACGAGGATCGATCGAGGACCGCGACCGTAGCGGCTACGACGACGGCACCGTCGCCTGGCCCGAAGACGGGTTCGACGCCGCGAACACGGGGTACAACCCCGACGCCGAGTTGCTCGAGGCCGACCTCGAGTCCACGCAGGTGACGACCGACGGCTCCGGGATCAATACGTCCCTCGGCGCTGGGGTCACTGTCGTCGAGGATCGGCTCTACTTCGGCACTGTCGCTGGCGACATCGTCTGTTACGGCGACGGCGGCGAGCGACGCTGGTCCTACGAGGCAGATCCGCAAGCTGGCGTCCACTCGATTCCGACGGTGACCAGCGAGGTCGTCTACGTCACCTCCGACAACGGTAGCTACGCGCTCGACGCCGACGACGGCGAGGAACTCTGGACGAACGACGCCTGGATCCGCTGGGGGTCGTCCGTACACGCGGGCGACCGGATTTACGCGTTCGAGTCGGGTTCCGCGTTCTCGTCAGGCCCCGACGCCGTCGCCATCGATCCCGACACCGGTTCGATCGACTGGCGGGCCGGAACGCCGGTAGCCGAAGGTCTCGCGGTCGCCGACGGCGTCGTCTACGCGACCGGCAGCAGGGAAGCAGGCGGTGTCGCCGCGTTCGCCGACGGCGAACGGCTCTGGAGCCGGACCGGGCTGGACCAGTTCTTCTCGCCGCCGGCCGTCTCGGACGACGTCGTCCTCGCCTGTACTCGAGATGGACGGCTCTACGCCCTCGAGCGCGACGGCGGCGAGACGGTCTGGGAGTTCGACAGAGGTGCGGGCTCGAGCATCACGCCTGCCGTCGCCCACGGCAGGGTCTACCTGCCCGCGGGCTCGCAGGCGTACGGGATCGACCTCGAGTCGGGCGACCGGCTGTGGTCGATCTCGACCGGCACCACCACGGACCGACCGACGGCCGTCGCCGACGGCGTCTACTTCGGGACGCCCAACGAGGGACTCTTCGCGGTCGAACCCGACGGCACCGTCCGCTGGCGCGAGGAAGATCTGCGACTCAGGGGACCGATCGCTGCCGTCGGCGATCGACTCGCCGTCGTCCCCTCCGCCGGCCCGTTCGGGGACGGGAACCTCTACCTGGTCGAGAACTGA
- a CDS encoding tRNA-binding protein codes for MVENPFDVEIRVGEVLEAEAFPEARKPKMAKLWIDLGEEGGEIQSAAQLDHHYEPDELEGRQVLCATTLGTVQVAGFKSEALTVCVPGEEEYPVLVKPDEEVPLGGLLF; via the coding sequence ATAGTCGAGAACCCCTTCGACGTCGAGATCCGCGTCGGTGAAGTGCTCGAGGCCGAGGCGTTCCCCGAGGCACGGAAGCCGAAGATGGCCAAACTCTGGATCGATCTGGGCGAGGAAGGCGGCGAGATCCAGTCGGCCGCACAGCTCGATCACCACTACGAGCCCGACGAACTCGAGGGGCGACAGGTCCTCTGTGCGACGACCCTCGGGACGGTGCAGGTCGCCGGATTCAAATCCGAGGCGCTGACCGTCTGTGTGCCCGGCGAGGAGGAGTATCCGGTGCTCGTAAAGCCGGACGAGGAGGTCCCGCTGGGCGGGCTCCTGTTCTGA